The following coding sequences are from one Polyodon spathula isolate WHYD16114869_AA chromosome 7, ASM1765450v1, whole genome shotgun sequence window:
- the LOC121318150 gene encoding probable G protein-coupled receptor 85, whose amino-acid sequence MANYSHAGDHNILQNLSPLTTFLKLTSLGFIIGVGMVGNLLISILLVKDKTLHRAPYYLLLDLCGSDILRSAICFPFVFTSVKNGSSWTYGTLTCKVIAFLGVLSCFHTAFMLFCISVTRYLAIAHHRFYMKRLTFWTCLAVICMVWTLSVAMAFPPVLDVGTYSFIREEDQCTFQHRSFRANDSLGFMLLLALILLATQLVYLKLIFFVHDRRKMKPVQFVPAVSQNWTFHGPGASGQAAANWLAGFGRGPTPPTLLGIRQNTNTTGRRRLLILDEFKTEKRVSRMFYIMTFFFLTLWGPYLVACYWRVFARGPVVPGGYLTAAVWMSFAQAGVNPFICIFSNRELRRCFSTTLLYCRKSRLPREPYCVI is encoded by the coding sequence ATGGCGAACTATAGTCATGCAGGTGACCACAACATCTTGCAGAATCTTTCCCCTCTTACGACTTTTCTCAAACTGACTTCCCTTGGCTTCATCATTGGGGTTGGCATGGTTGGTAACCTCCTGATATCCATCTTATTGGTCAAAGACAAGACCTTGCACAGAGCTCCCTACTACCTTTTACTTGATCTTTGTGGTTCAGATATACTCAGATCCGCAATTTGTTTCCCATTTGTGTTCACTTCAGTTAAAAATGGTTCATCGTGGACATATGGAACACTTACATGTAAAGTGATTGCCTTCCTGGGTGTTTTGTCTTGCTTTCATACTGCCTTTATGCTGTTTTGCATCAGTGTGACTCGATATCTAGCCATAGCTCATCACCGTTTCTATATGAAAAGGCTGACGTTTTGGACCTGCTTGGCTGTCATTTGTATGGTGTGGACTCTTTCCGTGGCTATGGCGTTTCCACCAGTCTTGGACGTGGGTACCTACTCCTTTATCAGAGAGGAAGACCAGTGCACTTTCCAACATCGCTCCTTCAGAGCCAACGACTCACTGGGATTTATGCTACTTCTAGCCCTAATACTTCTCGCCACCCAGCTTGTCTACCTCaagcttattttttttgtccatgaTCGCAGGAAGATGAAACCAGTCCAGTTTGTACCAGCCGTCAGCCAGAACTGGACTTTTCATGGTCCAGGGGCCAGTGGCCAGGCGGCTGCAAACTGGTTAGCTGGCTTTGGAAGAGGCCCTACTCCACCGACCCTGCTGGGAATAAGACAAAACACCAATACAACAGGGAGAAGACGGCTCCTCATTTTGGatgaatttaaaactgaaaaaagggtTAGCAGGATGTTCTACATTATgacgtttttttttcttactttgtgGGGCCCCTATCTTGTAGCATGCTATTGGAGAGTGTTTGCCAGGGGGCCCGTGGTGCCAGGGGGGTATCTGACAGCTGCAGTCTGGATGAGTTTTGCCCAGGCTGGAGTCAATCCAtttatctgcattttctccaaCAGAGAGTTGAGGCGCTGTTTCAGCACAACACTCCTTTACTGCAGAAAATCCAGGTTACCTAGGGAACCCTACTGTGTCATATGA